In a genomic window of Streptococcus oralis:
- the cadX gene encoding Cd(II)/Zn(II)-sensing metalloregulatory transcriptional regulator CadX: MKKDSICQVDVINQQNVTTATNYLEKEKVQKSLRILSKFTDNKQINIIFYLLAVEELCVCDIACLLNLSMASASHHLRKLANQNILDTRREGKIIYYFIKDEEIRDFFNQLG; encoded by the coding sequence ATGAAAAAAGATAGTATCTGTCAAGTGGATGTTATAAATCAACAAAATGTTACAACCGCAACGAACTACCTTGAAAAGGAAAAAGTCCAAAAATCACTTCGCATTTTATCAAAATTTACCGATAATAAACAGATAAATATCATCTTTTATCTCCTTGCCGTCGAAGAACTCTGTGTCTGCGATATAGCCTGTTTATTAAATCTCAGTATGGCATCTGCCTCCCACCATCTTCGTAAACTAGCCAATCAAAACATCTTGGACACTAGAAGAGAGGGGAAAATTATATATTATTTTATAAAAGATGAGGAAATCAGAGATTTTTTTAATCAACTAGGATAA
- a CDS encoding LysR family transcriptional regulator: MNLKDLQYFYDLCQLQSYTEVAKQHKVSQPSISYAIKRLEESFNCKLIHHDPSHRSFKLTNQGQILLKHTELILPEVISTRKEINRSLAHCSTVGFPPIIIQYLFSVLNKETEFDFLKKVRPIRGGSVELLNLLLKGELDASLLGLIEPLNHPSIETHELFHKELYVVLSKNHPLATAPSLAFEELVDQSFILLDEHFVHLKAFELLNQKHQNKAEIFFKTDDIVILKELLKKGIGLSLLADIALSDEDDDLIKIPLIPEDQITFTVYYAYLKSATLSSEVEALFKLIKSYE; encoded by the coding sequence ATGAATTTAAAAGATCTACAATATTTTTATGACCTCTGCCAGCTTCAATCCTATACGGAAGTGGCAAAACAACACAAAGTCAGCCAACCATCTATTTCTTATGCTATCAAGCGCTTAGAGGAATCCTTTAACTGCAAATTGATTCACCACGATCCCTCGCATCGTTCCTTCAAACTAACTAATCAAGGACAAATCCTTCTGAAGCATACAGAACTGATTTTACCTGAGGTTATTTCTACTCGCAAAGAAATTAATCGCTCTTTGGCGCATTGCTCTACTGTAGGATTCCCTCCTATTATCATTCAGTATCTTTTCTCTGTCTTAAATAAAGAAACTGAATTTGATTTTTTAAAAAAGGTACGTCCTATTCGTGGTGGATCCGTAGAATTATTAAATCTTCTCCTTAAGGGAGAACTAGATGCGAGCTTACTCGGATTGATTGAACCACTCAATCATCCTTCAATAGAGACACATGAACTCTTTCATAAAGAACTGTATGTCGTTTTATCAAAGAACCATCCTCTTGCCACTGCTCCTTCCCTCGCTTTTGAAGAATTAGTAGATCAATCCTTTATACTCTTAGACGAACACTTTGTTCACCTGAAAGCTTTTGAACTACTTAATCAAAAGCATCAAAACAAGGCAGAAATATTCTTTAAGACTGATGACATTGTCATTCTTAAAGAACTTTTAAAGAAAGGGATTGGCCTTAGTTTACTGGCTGATATCGCACTTTCTGATGAAGATGATGATTTAATAAAAATCCCCCTAATACCGGAGGACCAGATAACATTTACAGTTTATTATGCCTATCTCAAATCAGCTACACTGTCATCAGAAGTAGAAGCCTTATTTAAGCTCATTAAATCATATGAATAG
- a CDS encoding helix-turn-helix domain-containing protein — MTNKNYLQQYISQKVKYFRTQKKMSQEELSEQAGLGLKYINQLENQNVNLTIHSLEKVIVALEMTPEEFFNFDSLESTSDKTDNLSLKRINMKIKQLPIDKREKILVIFESILDNL; from the coding sequence ATGACGAATAAAAACTATTTACAACAATATATTTCCCAAAAAGTGAAATATTTTCGAACACAGAAAAAAATGAGCCAGGAAGAACTTTCGGAACAAGCAGGACTTGGGCTTAAGTATATCAATCAACTTGAAAACCAAAATGTGAATCTGACCATTCACAGTCTTGAAAAAGTGATTGTCGCCCTAGAGATGACCCCAGAGGAATTTTTCAATTTTGATAGCCTTGAATCAACCTCTGATAAGACTGACAATCTTTCACTCAAAAGAATCAACATGAAGATTAAACAGCTCCCTATTGATAAACGAGAAAAGATCTTGGTCATTTTTGAAAGTATCTTAGATAATCTTTGA
- a CDS encoding malolactic enzyme codes for MTAHDILNNPFLNKGTAFTLEERKELGLIGLLPPYVQTIEEQAAQTYAQMQTKANDLEKRLFLMEIFNTNRTLFYYLFSQHLEEFNPIVYDPTIADTIEGYSDLFVDPQYAGYLDINHPENIEATLKNAAGGREIRLIVVTDAEGILGIGDWGTNGVDISVGKLMVYTGAAGIDPSMVLPLVIDAGTNREELRNNPNYLGNRHERVRGDRYYDFIDQFVQTAERLFPKLYLHWEDFGRSNAANILEKYRKQIPTFNDDIQGTGIVTLGGIFGSLDISGEKLTDQIYLCYGGGTAGAGIASRVLREMVSEGLSEEEAYKRFFMVDKQGLLFDDMDDLTPEQKPFAKKRADFSNADKLTDLLEVVKTVKPTILVGTSTQPNTFTKEIVEAMCENTERPMIFPLSNPTKLAEASAKDLIEWSDGKAFVATGIPADTVSYKGVDYVIGQANNALIYPGLGLGMLASEASLLTDEMIGAAAHSLSGIVNPGQPGAPVLPPFKYVADVSIKVAEAVAKKAQEQGLARAKETDMAKAVRDLKWYPEYK; via the coding sequence ATGACTGCACATGATATTTTAAACAACCCTTTCCTCAATAAAGGAACTGCCTTTACCTTAGAGGAGCGGAAGGAACTAGGTCTTATTGGTTTATTGCCACCGTATGTTCAAACGATTGAAGAACAAGCGGCGCAAACTTATGCACAAATGCAAACAAAAGCCAATGATTTGGAAAAGCGTCTTTTCCTAATGGAAATTTTTAACACGAACCGGACTCTTTTCTATTACCTCTTTTCTCAACATTTAGAGGAATTCAATCCAATTGTATACGATCCAACTATTGCAGATACCATTGAAGGCTATAGTGACCTCTTTGTAGATCCACAATATGCGGGATATCTTGATATCAATCATCCTGAAAATATTGAAGCCACTTTGAAAAATGCTGCTGGGGGTCGCGAGATTCGTCTCATTGTTGTAACAGATGCAGAAGGAATCCTTGGAATCGGTGACTGGGGAACAAATGGTGTCGATATTTCTGTTGGAAAATTGATGGTCTACACGGGTGCTGCTGGAATCGATCCTTCTATGGTCCTTCCTTTAGTTATTGATGCAGGGACTAACCGTGAAGAACTTCGTAACAATCCTAATTACTTAGGGAATCGTCACGAACGGGTTCGCGGAGATCGTTACTACGACTTCATTGACCAATTTGTTCAAACAGCAGAACGTCTCTTTCCTAAACTCTACCTTCACTGGGAAGACTTCGGCCGCTCGAATGCTGCCAATATTCTTGAAAAATATCGGAAACAAATTCCAACTTTTAATGATGATATTCAAGGTACAGGAATCGTTACCCTAGGTGGTATCTTTGGTTCACTGGATATTAGTGGTGAAAAATTAACAGATCAAATTTATCTCTGCTATGGTGGTGGTACTGCGGGTGCAGGAATTGCCTCTCGTGTTCTTCGTGAAATGGTAAGTGAAGGTCTTTCTGAAGAAGAAGCCTATAAACGTTTCTTTATGGTTGATAAACAAGGTCTTCTCTTTGATGACATGGATGACCTAACTCCTGAACAAAAACCGTTTGCTAAGAAACGTGCTGACTTTAGTAACGCAGACAAGTTGACTGACCTGCTTGAAGTAGTGAAGACTGTGAAGCCAACCATTCTTGTAGGAACTTCGACTCAGCCTAATACCTTCACTAAAGAAATAGTAGAGGCTATGTGTGAAAACACAGAGCGTCCGATGATTTTCCCTTTGTCAAATCCAACCAAACTAGCAGAAGCTAGTGCCAAAGATTTGATTGAATGGTCAGATGGCAAAGCTTTTGTCGCAACAGGAATTCCTGCTGATACAGTTTCTTATAAAGGTGTCGACTATGTGATTGGTCAAGCCAATAATGCCTTGATTTACCCAGGTCTTGGTCTAGGTATGCTGGCTTCTGAAGCAAGTCTTTTGACTGATGAAATGATTGGAGCAGCGGCTCATTCATTGAGTGGTATTGTCAATCCAGGTCAACCAGGAGCTCCTGTCTTGCCACCATTCAAGTATGTAGCAGATGTTTCTATTAAAGTAGCAGAAGCAGTCGCTAAAAAAGCGCAAGAGCAAGGTCTTGCGCGTGCTAAGGAAACAGATATGGCCAAAGCCGTTCGTGATTTGAAGTGGTATCCAGAGTATAAATAA
- a CDS encoding AEC family transporter, which yields MSLFLTSITSIIPIIAIIVLGYILQVRGWFGDDFGPNLSRLIMNVALPASIFVSVMKYLTLDKLISLSGGLLYTFVAFILGYIVAYITVILFKVRPGRRGTMINTFVNANTIFIGLPLNVALFGDQALPYFLIYYITNTISTWTLGVYLMTSDSKSGQSKETTKFDWKKLLPAPLVGFLVALLVLILRIPIPDFATNTLTYVGNIVTPLSLIYIGIVLAKAGLNTIAFDKDTIVTLVGRFILAPLIMLLVLKFFAPNMATVEFKTFMIQSATPALAVLPILANQGKGDVEFSTNVVTLSTVLFIVVIPIIQTLLG from the coding sequence ATGTCACTCTTTTTAACCTCGATTACAAGTATCATTCCGATTATCGCTATTATTGTTTTGGGGTATATTCTTCAGGTGAGGGGATGGTTTGGAGATGACTTTGGTCCCAATCTGTCTCGTTTGATCATGAATGTAGCCTTGCCAGCGTCAATTTTTGTGTCGGTGATGAAATACCTAACACTAGATAAACTAATCAGTCTTTCTGGAGGTCTCCTTTATACTTTTGTGGCATTTATCTTGGGCTATATCGTAGCTTATATTACAGTTATACTTTTCAAGGTCCGTCCAGGACGGCGAGGGACCATGATTAATACCTTTGTGAATGCCAATACTATTTTTATCGGTTTACCCTTAAACGTTGCTCTTTTTGGTGATCAGGCTCTTCCTTATTTCTTAATTTACTATATCACCAATACGATTTCCACCTGGACATTGGGCGTGTATTTGATGACGAGCGACAGTAAATCGGGTCAAAGCAAGGAGACAACTAAATTTGACTGGAAGAAATTGCTACCAGCTCCGCTTGTAGGTTTTCTTGTGGCTCTACTAGTTTTGATTCTCCGAATTCCTATTCCAGATTTCGCAACGAACACCTTAACCTATGTTGGAAATATCGTCACTCCCTTATCTCTGATTTATATTGGTATCGTTCTTGCTAAGGCAGGCTTGAATACCATTGCTTTTGATAAAGATACAATTGTCACTTTAGTTGGACGCTTTATCCTAGCTCCTCTAATCATGCTTCTTGTATTGAAGTTCTTTGCACCAAATATGGCGACAGTAGAATTTAAGACCTTTATGATTCAGTCCGCTACACCAGCTTTAGCTGTTCTTCCGATCCTTGCTAATCAGGGAAAAGGAGATGTGGAATTCTCTACGAATGTGGTGACTCTAAGTACGGTTCTATTTATCGTTGTTATTCCAATAATACAAACTTTATTAGGATAA
- a CDS encoding cutinase family protein has protein sequence MSNSNLKTFDNFYADLAQAAYTFRSSNFPPQNSSTNVQTFDFSNDGYMLDEDGNVKEITPGGKHLPHNGRVYLQPDPDLRDTYKVTSIPVPDANGMRQDIHYKRYQKGLLTDDEAGFNAYYLTDTPTLTKDTKKTYMTIRGSDAISLENLNDWIDNDAKFALNHIHTPQAKLATVGMKTKIAEMREKAPQATMDITGHSLGTIVSAQGVAGLSDEELEKIGKVVLFDGPDTTKSLKKMGLSDEKIKKISEKIEYYVNPFDVVGMLNREHTITKLPGDSDEPLKKPVGKVNVLVPLHYTQITDTESSHDFGVFQSDGKGNLLTASEDFHPELLRAGEKLARLIETTLDVLRNLGVDENVASNILNAIMRGEIVNKAAIGYGFYENFKTEYSKIVEEARQESIKWDREAIPRYQEQLRNGNLTGEKRILVRAQLLQTAAQLANFDMEDKVKSVKTLLSDAKEDIQNMIKETRQTAFDMVGYLSNSEVTNLLSGFDTTSFWDEGVASDTKTAATSFLTQIEQLGESLVKASGSFETIDTNSAEDFNNLLADVKQTWRGKNVSPNG, from the coding sequence ATGAGTAACAGTAATTTAAAAACCTTTGATAATTTTTATGCAGATTTAGCACAAGCTGCCTACACTTTTCGCTCAAGTAATTTTCCTCCTCAAAATAGTTCAACGAACGTACAAACATTTGATTTCTCAAATGATGGATATATGTTGGATGAGGATGGTAATGTAAAAGAAATCACCCCTGGAGGCAAACATCTACCCCATAATGGTAGAGTCTACTTGCAGCCGGATCCTGATTTGCGAGATACTTATAAAGTTACATCGATACCAGTTCCTGATGCGAATGGGATGAGGCAGGATATTCATTACAAACGTTATCAAAAAGGACTCTTAACTGATGATGAAGCTGGTTTTAATGCCTACTACTTAACGGATACGCCTACCTTGACTAAAGACACTAAGAAAACCTATATGACCATCCGTGGAAGTGATGCCATCAGTTTGGAAAATTTGAACGACTGGATCGACAACGATGCTAAGTTCGCTCTCAATCATATCCATACACCGCAAGCCAAGTTAGCGACAGTAGGAATGAAAACGAAAATCGCAGAGATGCGCGAAAAAGCTCCGCAAGCTACGATGGACATCACAGGTCACTCCCTAGGAACCATTGTCTCTGCCCAAGGAGTAGCGGGCCTTAGCGATGAGGAGCTTGAGAAAATCGGCAAAGTGGTCCTCTTTGACGGCCCGGACACGACAAAGAGTTTAAAGAAAATGGGCCTCAGTGATGAGAAAATCAAAAAGATTAGCGAAAAAATCGAGTACTATGTCAATCCTTTTGATGTCGTGGGTATGCTTAATCGAGAACACACCATTACCAAATTACCGGGGGACTCCGATGAACCTCTTAAGAAACCTGTCGGTAAAGTCAATGTCCTTGTTCCCCTTCATTATACCCAGATTACTGATACGGAAAGCTCCCATGACTTTGGTGTTTTCCAATCGGATGGAAAGGGAAATTTGTTGACCGCGTCTGAGGATTTTCACCCAGAATTGCTCAGGGCAGGTGAAAAGCTAGCTCGACTGATAGAGACAACCTTGGATGTTTTAAGAAATCTAGGAGTTGATGAAAATGTAGCCTCAAATATTTTAAATGCCATTATGAGGGGGGAAATCGTAAATAAGGCGGCTATCGGATATGGCTTTTATGAGAATTTTAAAACAGAGTATAGTAAAATTGTCGAAGAAGCTCGTCAGGAATCTATAAAGTGGGATCGAGAAGCTATTCCTCGTTACCAGGAACAACTGAGAAATGGTAATCTTACAGGAGAAAAGAGAATTTTGGTCCGAGCTCAGTTGCTTCAGACAGCAGCCCAGTTGGCAAATTTTGACATGGAAGACAAAGTTAAATCTGTGAAAACCTTACTTTCAGATGCTAAGGAAGATATTCAAAACATGATAAAAGAAACAAGACAGACAGCGTTTGACATGGTTGGATATTTGTCAAATTCAGAAGTTACAAATCTACTTTCTGGTTTTGACACAACAAGCTTTTGGGATGAAGGCGTTGCAAGTGACACGAAGACTGCAGCAACATCCTTCCTGACACAAATTGAGCAACTAGGGGAAAGCCTGGTTAAAGCTAGTGGTTCCTTTGAAACCATAGATACAAATAGTGCTGAAGATTTTAACAATCTATTGGCGGATGTAAAACAAACATGGAGGGGGAAAAATGTTAGTCCTAACGGATGA
- a CDS encoding WXG100 family type VII secretion target, with protein MALIQLTTEELRTSAQKYTQGSEEVRQVLRTLSQEQNTIRDNWKGAAFESFDRQFTELSPKIEEFATLLDEINAQLNKVAEIVEQNDQDLASQI; from the coding sequence ATGGCTTTAATTCAATTAACAACAGAAGAATTGCGCACCTCTGCTCAAAAGTACACTCAAGGTTCTGAGGAAGTAAGACAAGTACTTCGTACATTGAGTCAAGAGCAAAATACTATCCGAGACAACTGGAAAGGTGCTGCTTTTGAGAGCTTTGATCGCCAATTCACAGAATTGTCTCCAAAAATTGAGGAGTTTGCAACTTTGCTTGATGAGATCAATGCACAGTTGAACAAGGTTGCTGAAATTGTTGAACAAAACGACCAAGATCTTGCATCACAAATTTAA